A genomic region of Ewingella sp. CoE-038-23 contains the following coding sequences:
- a CDS encoding glutathione S-transferase: MKLVGSYTSPYVRKISVMLLEKGIPFEFVNDPPSEPGSKITDYNPLGKVPALVTDEGEVFYDSPIIVQFIELQNASPTLLPWQPLEALRVKQIEALADGVTDAAVALVLESKRDADKRNEEWVVKQRAKVLRGLDTLEQHAKNCTLLNGESLNVADIAVACALGYINYRRVAPGWCVERPKLVSLVERLFQRESFSRTAPP, from the coding sequence ATGAAGCTAGTCGGCAGCTACACCAGTCCATACGTGCGTAAAATCTCAGTCATGCTGCTGGAGAAGGGCATTCCTTTTGAGTTTGTGAATGACCCGCCGAGCGAGCCGGGCAGCAAAATCACCGACTATAACCCGCTGGGCAAAGTGCCCGCGCTGGTCACTGACGAGGGCGAGGTGTTTTACGATTCGCCGATCATCGTGCAGTTTATCGAGTTGCAGAATGCTTCCCCTACGCTGCTGCCCTGGCAGCCGCTGGAGGCATTGCGGGTTAAACAGATTGAGGCGCTGGCCGATGGCGTGACCGACGCCGCCGTGGCGCTGGTGTTAGAGAGCAAGCGCGATGCTGACAAACGTAATGAAGAGTGGGTGGTGAAACAGCGCGCCAAGGTGCTGCGCGGCCTCGACACCCTTGAGCAGCATGCCAAAAACTGCACGTTGTTGAATGGCGAAAGCCTGAACGTGGCGGATATCGCCGTCGCCTGCGCACTGGGATATATCAACTATCGCCGCGTGGCGCCCGGCTGGTGCGTCGAGCGCCCGAAGCTGGTTTCGCTGGTAG
- the fdhD gene encoding formate dehydrogenase accessory sulfurtransferase FdhD, with the protein MDVLRQNPSDEKGDQTLTAIVGATRKPVMQRGHLDAPEDDWIAEEVPVALVYNGISHVVMMASPKDLDAFALGFSLSEGIIESVSDMYGMDVSSNCNGIEVNIELSTRRFSGLKERRRAMAGRTGCGVCGIEQLGDLFRPLKPLPFTQTFDLALLDQALSQLKSVQTIGQLTGCTHAGAWISPQGELLGGCEDVGRHVALDKILGVRAKKADWQQGAALVSSRASYEMVQKAAMCGVEILFAVSAATQLAVDVAERCNLTLVGFSKPGRATVYTHPQRLRG; encoded by the coding sequence ATGGATGTTCTGCGCCAGAACCCTTCTGACGAAAAAGGCGATCAGACCCTGACGGCGATTGTCGGGGCGACCCGCAAGCCGGTGATGCAGCGCGGGCATCTGGATGCGCCAGAAGATGACTGGATCGCCGAAGAAGTGCCGGTCGCACTGGTCTACAACGGCATCTCTCACGTGGTGATGATGGCGTCGCCAAAAGATCTCGACGCCTTCGCGCTCGGATTTTCTTTATCAGAAGGCATTATCGAATCCGTCTCTGACATGTACGGTATGGATGTGTCATCCAACTGCAATGGCATCGAAGTTAACATCGAGTTATCAACCCGACGTTTTAGCGGTTTAAAAGAGCGCCGCCGCGCGATGGCCGGACGCACCGGCTGCGGCGTGTGTGGCATTGAGCAACTCGGCGATCTGTTCCGCCCGCTCAAGCCGCTGCCCTTTACTCAAACCTTTGATTTAGCCCTGTTAGATCAGGCGCTGAGCCAGTTGAAATCGGTGCAAACCATCGGCCAGCTCACCGGCTGCACTCACGCCGGCGCATGGATTAGCCCTCAGGGCGAACTGCTCGGCGGCTGTGAAGACGTCGGTCGCCACGTCGCGCTGGATAAAATCCTCGGCGTGCGGGCCAAGAAAGCCGACTGGCAGCAGGGCGCGGCGCTGGTATCGAGCCGCGCCAGCTATGAAATGGTGCAGAAAGCCGCAATGTGCGGCGTCGAAATTCTGTTTGCCGTCTCCGCCGCCACGCAACTGGCGGTGGATGTCGCCGAACGCTGTAACCTGACGCTGGTCGGCTTCAGCAAGCCGGGGCGGGCGACGGTCTATACTCATCCACAGAGGTTGAGGGGCTGA
- the sodA gene encoding superoxide dismutase [Mn], which translates to MSYSLPSLPYAYDALEPHFDKQTMEIHHTKHHQTYVNNANAALESLPELAKLSVEELIANLDKVPADKKVALRNNAGGHANHSLFWKGLKTGTTLQGDLKAAIERDFGSVDAFKETFEKAATTRFGSGWAWLVLKTDGKLAVVSTANQDSPLMGEAISGASGYPLLGLDVWEHAYYLKYQNKRPDYIKAFWDVVNWDEAAKRLAEAK; encoded by the coding sequence ATGAGTTATTCACTGCCATCACTGCCTTACGCATACGACGCACTCGAACCGCATTTCGACAAACAGACGATGGAAATCCATCACACTAAACACCACCAGACCTACGTTAACAACGCTAACGCTGCGCTGGAAAGCTTGCCAGAACTGGCAAAACTGTCTGTTGAAGAACTGATTGCCAACCTGGACAAAGTGCCAGCTGACAAGAAAGTTGCTCTGCGCAACAACGCAGGTGGCCACGCTAACCACAGCCTGTTCTGGAAAGGCCTGAAAACCGGTACCACCCTGCAGGGCGACCTGAAAGCGGCAATCGAACGTGACTTCGGCAGCGTTGACGCTTTCAAAGAAACCTTCGAGAAAGCAGCAACTACTCGTTTCGGCTCAGGCTGGGCGTGGCTGGTGCTGAAAACCGACGGCAAACTGGCGGTAGTTTCTACTGCTAACCAAGACAGCCCGCTGATGGGTGAAGCAATCTCTGGCGCATCTGGCTACCCTCTGCTGGGTCTGGACGTTTGGGAACACGCTTACTACCTGAAATATCAGAACAAACGCCCTGACTACATCAAAGCATTCTGGGATGTTGTGAACTGGGACGAAGCGGCAAAACGTCTGGCTGAAGCGAAGTAA
- a CDS encoding methyl-accepting chemotaxis protein, whose protein sequence is MGMGLVQRIDNLKVGTKLGLGLGFILLIAVVISAVGMMKFKSIDQRADKVDFSNQINTLLHDARLNRTLYQFNYDPVYLEKNQQLIGQVEQLLQESKGKMSWEPKNQANLDQVPVKISEYKQAQAAFKHAVDEKDAVRKSWNLSDTEDILKRLQEQLRVEDVDPSIRMSLSEVIQKLISIRYYVRGLLLSPTQASEVPLLQAIDDTKANATKLNALLLPNQQETLAPLMNALASYKSHVVAYLPAVEREKAASQILAVKANDMNALVADIFKNELESTHADINKALMLMGIITLAVLVIGTLFSWHITRQLTHPLRATLATAELIAKGDLTAAQPTARRDELGMLMNAVAGMSQNLRNMIYEIRTGVGQVSHAAAEIAAGNTDLSSRTEQQAAAVEETAASMEQLSSTVKQNAENAHHASKLASDASQTATLGGKQVGDVVLTMQQISSSSKRIAEITSVINGIAFQTNILALNAAVEAARAGEQGRGFSVVASEVRTLAQRSAQAAKEIEGLIAESVERVNTGAKLVESTGRTMQDIVQSVTNVRDIMGEIASASDEQSRGITQISQAIVEMDSTTQQNAALVEQSAAAADSLEEQSRLLTEAVSVFRLSDSDSKSASVTPRAPQLQSPLLPRPAGVSQDNWETF, encoded by the coding sequence ATGGGAATGGGTTTAGTACAACGCATCGATAATCTAAAAGTCGGCACCAAACTCGGGCTGGGCCTGGGGTTTATTTTGCTGATTGCCGTGGTGATATCCGCCGTGGGGATGATGAAGTTCAAAAGCATCGACCAGCGGGCCGATAAGGTCGATTTCAGCAATCAAATTAATACCTTATTGCACGACGCACGTCTTAATCGCACCTTATACCAATTCAATTACGACCCCGTTTATCTGGAGAAAAACCAGCAACTTATCGGCCAAGTTGAGCAGTTACTACAAGAGTCCAAAGGCAAGATGAGCTGGGAGCCGAAGAATCAAGCCAATTTAGATCAGGTGCCAGTAAAAATTAGTGAATACAAACAGGCGCAGGCGGCTTTCAAACACGCGGTGGATGAAAAAGACGCGGTGCGCAAGAGCTGGAACTTGTCGGACACTGAGGACATCCTCAAACGCTTGCAAGAACAGCTGCGGGTAGAAGATGTAGATCCGTCGATTCGCATGTCGCTTTCTGAAGTGATTCAGAAGCTGATCAGCATCCGCTATTACGTCCGCGGGCTGCTGCTCAGCCCAACTCAGGCGTCAGAAGTGCCATTATTGCAGGCGATTGACGATACCAAGGCCAATGCCACCAAGCTCAACGCCCTGCTGTTGCCAAACCAGCAAGAGACGCTGGCGCCGCTGATGAACGCGCTGGCGAGCTATAAATCACACGTCGTGGCTTACCTGCCTGCCGTCGAGCGCGAGAAGGCGGCCTCGCAAATCTTGGCGGTAAAAGCTAATGATATGAACGCATTAGTGGCTGATATCTTCAAAAACGAGCTGGAGAGCACCCACGCCGACATCAACAAAGCGCTGATGCTGATGGGTATTATTACGCTGGCGGTGCTGGTTATCGGCACCCTGTTCTCGTGGCACATCACCCGCCAGTTAACCCATCCGCTGCGCGCCACGCTGGCCACCGCCGAGCTGATTGCCAAGGGGGATCTCACGGCGGCGCAGCCTACCGCCCGCCGCGACGAGCTGGGCATGTTAATGAACGCCGTGGCCGGAATGAGCCAGAACCTGCGCAATATGATTTATGAAATTCGCACGGGGGTCGGTCAGGTGTCCCACGCGGCGGCGGAAATTGCCGCGGGGAATACTGATTTATCCTCGCGCACCGAGCAGCAGGCGGCGGCAGTGGAAGAGACCGCCGCCAGCATGGAGCAGCTCAGCTCGACAGTGAAACAAAACGCCGAGAACGCCCACCATGCCAGCAAACTGGCCTCTGACGCCTCGCAAACCGCCACCCTCGGCGGCAAGCAGGTCGGCGACGTGGTGCTCACCATGCAACAGATCTCCAGCAGCTCCAAGCGCATCGCCGAGATAACCTCCGTTATCAACGGTATCGCCTTCCAGACCAACATTCTGGCGCTGAACGCGGCGGTGGAAGCTGCCCGCGCCGGTGAGCAAGGACGCGGCTTCTCGGTGGTGGCTTCTGAAGTTCGCACGCTGGCCCAGCGCAGCGCGCAGGCCGCCAAAGAGATTGAAGGGTTGATTGCCGAGTCGGTCGAGCGAGTGAATACCGGGGCCAAGCTGGTCGAAAGTACCGGGCGCACCATGCAGGATATCGTGCAGTCGGTGACCAACGTGCGCGACATTATGGGCGAGATTGCCTCCGCGTCTGACGAGCAGAGCCGGGGCATCACGCAGATTTCCCAAGCCATTGTCGAGATGGACAGCACCACCCAGCAGAACGCCGCGCTGGTTGAGCAGTCTGCCGCCGCCGCCGACTCTCTCGAAGAGCAGTCACGCCTGCTGACCGAAGCCGTGTCGGTGTTCCGCC